A stretch of Parvimonas micra DNA encodes these proteins:
- a CDS encoding aminopeptidase P family protein — protein MINERISKLRKLMAKRNIDAYIVPSSDPHQSEYLADYYKTREFITGFTGSAGTAVITTKKSGLWTDGRYFIQAAKELAVGEVELYKIGVPDSISIEEFLLKEFPSRGAKIAFDGNNTSVAEYENLMKKLPNFEFITDVDYVGDIWNEEGRPAKPDSKVYIFDEKYSGESTSNRIARLREMMKEKGIDYHFIGSLDDIAYVLNIRANDVQCNPVVISYLLVSENACNLYIDKSKLSEEVANYLKENNISIKAYEVIGRDISDIEAKKTLYLETKKTNVAVYSSIGRGVNVVTGLNLTSIMKCHKNEIEIKNTKNAFIKDGVALVRYLNWLETGVSTGTITEMIASEKLFEFRKQQDLFIEDSFEAISAYGANASMPHYKPSHEHPVKVEPRGLYLIDSGGHYLDGTTDITRTVALGELKEEEIYHYTLVLKAHIALMEAKFLEGTNGGYLDAFTRYNLWKNRINFNHGTGHGVGHVLNVHEGPQRIGTAGNEYPMEVGMITSDEPGIYISGSHGIRIESIMVCVKDEMTEFGQFLKFDNLTVVPIDTRPVDKSLMSEEEITWLNDYNKMCYEKLSPYLSGHDLEYLREQCKEI, from the coding sequence ATGATTAATGAAAGAATTAGTAAATTGAGAAAGTTGATGGCTAAAAGAAATATAGACGCCTATATTGTACCTAGCTCAGATCCGCATCAATCAGAATATTTAGCGGATTATTACAAAACTAGAGAATTTATAACAGGTTTTACAGGTTCTGCAGGAACTGCTGTTATTACTACAAAGAAATCAGGTTTATGGACTGATGGTAGATATTTTATTCAAGCCGCTAAAGAATTAGCTGTTGGAGAAGTTGAACTTTATAAAATCGGTGTTCCTGATTCAATTTCTATTGAAGAATTCTTGTTAAAAGAGTTTCCAAGTAGAGGAGCAAAGATTGCTTTTGATGGTAATAATACTTCTGTTGCAGAATATGAAAATTTAATGAAAAAGTTACCTAATTTTGAGTTTATAACTGATGTTGATTATGTGGGAGATATTTGGAATGAAGAAGGTCGTCCTGCAAAACCAGATAGTAAAGTTTATATTTTTGATGAAAAATATTCTGGAGAGTCAACTTCTAATAGAATAGCAAGACTTAGAGAAATGATGAAAGAAAAAGGAATAGATTATCATTTTATAGGCTCATTAGATGATATTGCTTATGTTTTAAATATTAGAGCTAATGATGTTCAATGTAATCCTGTAGTAATTTCATATTTATTAGTTTCTGAAAATGCTTGTAATTTATACATTGATAAATCTAAATTATCAGAAGAAGTTGCAAATTATTTAAAGGAAAATAATATTTCTATCAAAGCTTATGAAGTTATAGGAAGAGATATTTCTGATATTGAAGCTAAAAAGACTTTGTATTTAGAAACAAAAAAGACAAATGTAGCAGTTTATTCATCAATCGGAAGAGGAGTAAATGTTGTTACAGGCTTAAATCTTACTTCAATAATGAAATGTCATAAAAATGAAATTGAAATAAAAAATACTAAGAATGCATTCATTAAAGACGGAGTTGCACTAGTTAGATATTTAAATTGGTTGGAAACAGGTGTTTCAACAGGAACTATAACTGAAATGATTGCATCAGAAAAGTTATTTGAATTTAGAAAACAACAAGATTTGTTTATTGAAGACAGTTTTGAAGCAATTTCTGCTTATGGGGCAAATGCTTCAATGCCACATTACAAACCAAGTCATGAACATCCTGTAAAAGTTGAACCAAGAGGATTATATTTAATTGATAGTGGTGGACATTACTTAGATGGAACAACTGATATAACAAGAACAGTTGCACTTGGAGAATTAAAAGAAGAAGAAATTTATCATTATACATTAGTTTTAAAGGCACATATTGCTTTAATGGAAGCTAAGTTCTTAGAAGGAACTAATGGTGGATATTTAGATGCTTTCACAAGATATAATCTATGGAAGAATAGAATTAATTTCAATCATGGTACAGGACATGGAGTTGGTCATGTTTTAAATGTTCATGAAGGACCTCAAAGAATAGGTACTGCAGGAAATGAATATCCAATGGAAGTTGGAATGATAACTTCTGATGAACCAGGAATTTATATTAGTGGTAGTCATGGAATTAGAATTGAAAGCATTATGGTTTGTGTTAAAGATGAAATGACTGAATTTGGACAATTCTTAAAATTTGACAATTTAACAGTTGTGCCTATTGATACAAGACCTGTAGATAAATCATTAATGAGTGA
- a CDS encoding YerC/YecD family TrpR-related protein produces MSNLKKLQSKQLDEFFEAILMLKSKDDCYAFFEDVCTLRELNSISQRLEVAKLLKIRKTYNEIELETGASTATISRVNRSLQFGAEGYELVLDALIAKDLKTKK; encoded by the coding sequence ATGTCAAATTTAAAAAAATTGCAATCAAAACAATTAGACGAGTTTTTTGAAGCAATATTAATGTTAAAATCTAAAGATGATTGCTATGCTTTCTTTGAAGATGTATGTACTTTACGTGAATTAAATTCTATTTCACAAAGATTAGAAGTTGCTAAACTTTTAAAAATAAGAAAAACTTATAACGAAATAGAACTTGAAACTGGAGCATCAACTGCTACAATTAGTAGAGTAAATAGATCATTACAATTTGGTGCAGAAGGTTATGAATTAGTTCTTGATGCGTTAATTGCTAAAGATTTAAAAACTAAAAAATAA
- a CDS encoding threonine/serine exporter family protein, whose amino-acid sequence MDLFLNIICAVVSSIAFSIFFIVPKKAIIYCSITGTISWIVYYFCSEHFGNAVSNLIASIVVGLFAEYFSVRLKMPSTVFLYVGIVMLVPGYGMYHTMEYFAKNEYLLALDIGISTVVHAGSIAIGVLVSAVFSKSIKRVKFDRVNKINEITEIIGEFSEKQ is encoded by the coding sequence ATGGATTTATTTTTAAATATAATTTGTGCGGTTGTATCTAGTATTGCATTTTCAATATTTTTTATAGTACCAAAGAAAGCTATTATTTACTGTTCTATTACTGGAACTATCAGTTGGATTGTTTATTATTTTTGTAGTGAACATTTTGGAAATGCGGTTAGCAATTTGATTGCATCTATAGTTGTAGGGTTATTTGCAGAATACTTTTCTGTAAGGTTAAAAATGCCTTCTACAGTATTTTTATATGTTGGAATTGTAATGTTAGTTCCAGGGTATGGAATGTATCACACTATGGAATATTTTGCAAAAAATGAGTATTTATTAGCTTTAGATATTGGAATAAGCACAGTTGTGCATGCAGGTTCTATAGCAATTGGAGTTTTAGTTTCAGCGGTATTTTCCAAATCGATTAAGAGAGTAAAATTTGATAGAGTTAATAAAATTAACGAAATAACTGAAATAATAGGAGAGTTCTCAGAAAAACAATAA
- a CDS encoding threonine/serine exporter family protein, with amino-acid sequence MTKNNSINSDYEAKKLLNFSVKFSYSLLYNGAEVYRVEDSINRICKSFENIKAVNTFALSNMVIISFVFNGTTYTSMRRLNDSGKNLEKIALLNELSRNIVSGKVDIDEAFKELKNIKNKSSYSNVAIVLLVTISAPFLAFIFGGTLSDFIPASMAMLVEMLFLIYVEKLKLPSFLTTFLSASAVALFTMTMSRIIHIENVSSILIAGIVPLFPGIQITNSMRDILSGDILSGIIGIMSAIFTAVSIAVGVVLILRLFG; translated from the coding sequence ATGACAAAGAATAATTCTATAAATAGTGATTATGAAGCTAAGAAATTATTGAATTTTAGTGTGAAATTTTCTTATTCTTTGCTTTATAATGGAGCTGAAGTTTATAGAGTAGAGGATAGTATAAATAGAATTTGTAAGTCTTTTGAAAACATAAAGGCTGTTAACACTTTTGCTTTAAGTAATATGGTAATTATTTCATTTGTATTTAATGGAACTACTTATACAAGTATGAGAAGATTAAATGATTCTGGAAAAAATTTGGAAAAAATAGCTTTGCTAAATGAGTTATCAAGAAATATAGTTTCTGGAAAAGTTGATATTGATGAAGCATTTAAAGAATTGAAAAATATAAAAAATAAAAGTTCATATAGTAATGTAGCTATTGTTTTGTTAGTTACTATATCTGCACCGTTTTTAGCTTTTATTTTTGGTGGAACTTTAAGCGATTTTATTCCAGCTTCTATGGCTATGCTTGTTGAAATGCTATTTTTGATTTATGTAGAAAAATTAAAGTTACCATCATTCTTGACAACTTTTTTATCTGCAAGTGCAGTAGCACTTTTTACAATGACTATGTCTAGGATTATTCATATTGAAAATGTATCAAGTATTTTGATTGCAGGAATTGTTCCTCTGTTCCCAGGAATACAAATAACAAATTCAATGAGAGATATTTTATCAGGAGATATTTTGTCAGGAATAATTGGAATAATGTCTGCTATATTTACAGCAGTTTCTATTGCTGTTGGTGTAGTTCTAATTCTTAGACTTTTTGGATAG